One segment of Nitrospirota bacterium DNA contains the following:
- the rsmD gene encoding 16S rRNA (guanine(966)-N(2))-methyltransferase RsmD: MRISAGEFKGRKIGSKKLFVKRAGKDDLRPTPAKVREAIFDILRNEVEGASWLDLYAGTGTVGIEALSRGAENAVFVESVRPRAKAISDLIDKLNLAARASVHCEEAEAFLRRASMTGETYDIIFADPPYASSEIEKILPLIDKYGMLDAQGLLLCEHGAKAIVPEAVGGLKLKKQYRYGDTRLALYRKEL, from the coding sequence ATGAGAATTTCGGCTGGAGAGTTTAAGGGAAGAAAGATCGGCTCGAAGAAGCTCTTTGTCAAGAGGGCAGGCAAGGACGACCTCAGACCGACACCGGCAAAGGTGCGCGAGGCTATCTTTGATATCCTGCGAAACGAGGTCGAGGGTGCATCCTGGCTCGATCTGTATGCCGGCACTGGCACGGTTGGCATCGAAGCTTTGTCCCGCGGGGCTGAGAATGCCGTCTTTGTCGAATCGGTCCGCCCCAGGGCAAAGGCAATCAGTGACCTGATCGATAAGCTCAATCTGGCAGCAAGGGCGTCAGTGCATTGTGAAGAGGCTGAAGCATTCCTCAGGAGAGCTTCGATGACCGGAGAGACCTATGACATTATTTTTGCCGACCCGCCTTATGCGTCATCTGAAATAGAGAAAATACTTCCTTTGATCGACAAATATGGTATGTTAGATGCGCAGGGTCTGCTGCTGTGCGAGCATGGAGCGAAAGCGATTGTCCCCGAGGCCGTTGGCGGACTTAAGCTGAAGAAACAATACCGGTATGGCGACACAAGACTTGCCCTGTACAGGAAAGAACTATGA
- the coaD gene encoding pantetheine-phosphate adenylyltransferase, with product MSERLGIYPGTFDPFTNGHLDLVRRGLRIFDRLIVGVAPSPKKNPLFSVEERLILIRKTLKGYKGVSAERFDGLLVDYVADRKGAAIIRGLRAVSDFEYELQMALMNRRLSSDIETVFMMPSEEYSYLTATIVKEMASLGGSVRGLVPPHVEKALTKKFRKQ from the coding sequence ATGAGCGAAAGATTAGGCATATATCCCGGCACGTTTGACCCTTTCACGAACGGTCACCTTGACCTTGTGCGAAGAGGTCTGAGGATATTCGACCGTCTTATCGTGGGCGTTGCTCCGAGCCCGAAGAAGAACCCCCTGTTTTCGGTTGAGGAGCGTCTCATCCTGATCCGCAAAACGCTGAAGGGATATAAAGGGGTTTCTGCAGAGAGGTTCGACGGTCTGCTGGTGGATTATGTAGCAGACAGAAAAGGGGCTGCTATTATCAGGGGTCTGCGCGCGGTATCGGATTTTGAGTATGAACTGCAGATGGCGCTTATGAACCGGCGCCTTTCATCAGACATCGAGACGGTCTTTATGATGCCGAGCGAAGAATACTCCTATCTTACTGCTACGATCGTTAAGGAGATGGCGTCCCTCGGCGGCTCAGTCCGCGGCCTGGTGCCTCCTCATGTCGAAAAGGCTTTAACAAAGAAGTTCCGGAAACAGTAA
- a CDS encoding DMT family transporter, producing MSQIYILLSIFLWSSIGIVFRIADLPVHIFLFYSLLIAVVVQSLIAWNRGYLTEITDRKKLTAPVLLGLVSLLNSLAFFYAFKTTTISNAVLTHYTAPIIVAVLAALFLKEKITRILIGAIAISSMGLWIMLDGFSTPRGHMTGVLSGLASGIAYAVIIILARKYASGYRPFMLTYIVNITMVVCLAPFVRQFPMHALWSFLVMGLIHSIVAPMLYYRGLQDVSAGRAAVLGYLEPVCAILLSMIFLGELPGHNSLLGGVLILFSGFMTIRSAA from the coding sequence ATGTCCCAGATCTACATTCTCCTTTCCATATTTCTCTGGAGTTCCATCGGCATCGTTTTCAGGATTGCTGATCTGCCGGTGCATATTTTCCTCTTCTATTCCCTGCTGATAGCTGTGGTTGTACAGTCGCTTATCGCATGGAACAGGGGATACCTTACGGAAATAACGGACAGAAAGAAGCTGACCGCACCAGTGCTGTTAGGTCTGGTCAGTCTTCTCAACAGTCTCGCTTTTTTTTATGCATTCAAAACAACGACGATATCAAATGCGGTATTGACTCATTATACTGCTCCCATTATCGTTGCTGTTCTGGCTGCCCTTTTCCTGAAGGAAAAGATTACCAGGATCCTTATCGGCGCTATCGCAATTTCATCCATGGGCCTCTGGATCATGCTTGACGGTTTTTCGACTCCGCGTGGGCATATGACCGGCGTATTGTCCGGCCTTGCTTCAGGAATTGCCTATGCGGTTATTATTATCCTCGCAAGGAAGTATGCCAGTGGGTATCGTCCCTTCATGCTTACCTATATCGTAAATATTACTATGGTGGTCTGCCTTGCTCCCTTTGTCAGGCAATTCCCCATGCATGCACTCTGGAGCTTTCTTGTCATGGGTCTGATCCATTCGATCGTAGCGCCGATGCTCTACTATCGCGGCCTCCAGGATGTTTCTGCTGGCAGGGCCGCGGTGCTCGGCTATCTGGAGCCGGTATGTGCAATCCTGCTGAGTATGATCTTTCTCGGGGAGCTGCCGGGCCACAATTCGCTGCTTGGCGGGGTGCTCATACTTTTTTCCGGATTTATGACGATCAGGTCGGCAGCTTAA
- a CDS encoding radical SAM protein has product MIVCELFASIQGESTYAGTPCTFIRLSGCNLRCSYCDTAYSYDKGTEISIDRIMDKVAEAGHRLVEITGGEPLLQHHEVAELTKRLLDAGFRVLIETNGTLDISCLDSRAVVIMDIKTPSSGMSGKNNLANLAHIKPEDEIKFVIGDRNDYEWSQKIVLEEGLERRCTVLFSPAAGSISPRELAGWILQDRLEVRLNMQLHKIIFSPDERGV; this is encoded by the coding sequence ATGATAGTTTGTGAACTGTTTGCGAGCATTCAGGGAGAATCAACTTATGCGGGAACTCCCTGCACCTTCATCCGGCTGAGCGGCTGTAATCTCCGCTGCTCCTACTGCGATACCGCCTACTCCTATGATAAGGGAACGGAGATCTCCATAGACCGGATTATGGATAAAGTTGCGGAGGCAGGACACCGTCTGGTGGAAATTACCGGCGGTGAACCGCTGCTGCAGCATCATGAAGTGGCTGAGCTTACGAAGCGCCTGCTCGATGCAGGATTCCGCGTGCTTATTGAGACCAACGGCACGCTGGATATCAGTTGTCTGGACAGCAGGGCGGTCGTGATTATGGATATAAAAACGCCGTCAAGCGGCATGAGCGGAAAAAACAATCTTGCCAATTTGGCGCATATAAAGCCGGAAGATGAGATCAAATTCGTTATCGGCGACAGAAACGACTATGAGTGGTCACAGAAGATTGTGCTGGAAGAAGGGCTGGAGAGACGCTGCACGGTCCTTTTTTCTCCGGCAGCAGGCAGTATCAGTCCGCGGGAGCTTGCAGGCTGGATTCTTCAGGACAGGCTTGAAGTACGGCTCAACATGCAGCTGCATAAGATCATATTTTCGCCTGACGAAAGAGGAGTATAA
- the rapZ gene encoding RNase adapter RapZ, with protein MAAKKKTDSAKAPAAARKSGRGARILIVSGLSGSGKTVALRAVEDSGFYCVDNIPVSLISSLIGKISQQSGSRHIAIGIDIREKEYLKDSNAAVALLKKKFSLQILFLEAEPAVLVRRFKETRRPHPLGGSLEEAIMAEKKVLSGLKANADRVIDTSTLSPHELRKLITSLYAPAAGHKDLAVSIISFGFKYGIPQNIDLLFDVRFLPNPHFVPGLRELTGRDRKVSDFVFSQPTTKQFMKKVKDLLGFLIPHYIREGKSYLSIAFGCTGGRHRSPAIAEEISKFMAKGNLEPHIIHRDI; from the coding sequence ATGGCAGCGAAAAAGAAAACGGATAGTGCGAAGGCCCCGGCTGCAGCCAGAAAAAGCGGCCGGGGAGCTCGCATCCTTATCGTCAGCGGTCTTTCCGGCTCAGGGAAAACCGTAGCCCTTCGGGCTGTAGAGGACTCAGGATTTTATTGTGTCGACAATATTCCGGTATCCCTCATCAGTTCCCTGATCGGCAAGATCTCACAACAGAGCGGGTCAAGACATATCGCGATCGGGATTGATATACGCGAAAAGGAATACCTTAAAGATAGCAACGCCGCTGTTGCATTGCTCAAAAAAAAGTTTTCGCTCCAGATCCTGTTTCTCGAAGCAGAACCTGCGGTGCTCGTCAGAAGATTCAAGGAGACGAGAAGACCTCACCCGCTTGGCGGCAGTCTCGAAGAAGCGATCATGGCCGAGAAGAAGGTCCTTTCAGGGCTCAAGGCAAACGCAGACAGGGTGATTGATACATCCACTCTCTCTCCGCATGAACTGCGGAAACTGATAACGTCCCTCTATGCTCCGGCAGCCGGACATAAAGATCTTGCGGTCAGCATCATATCCTTCGGCTTTAAATACGGTATCCCGCAGAACATCGACCTGCTCTTTGATGTGCGGTTTCTTCCGAACCCGCATTTTGTGCCGGGACTCAGGGAACTTACCGGCAGGGACAGGAAGGTTTCCGATTTTGTCTTTTCTCAGCCGACCACAAAACAGTTCATGAAGAAAGTGAAGGACCTTCTGGGCTTTCTCATTCCCCACTATATCCGGGAGGGCAAATCGTACCTGTCGATCGCCTTTGGCTGCACCGGGGGACGACACCGTTCCCCTGCCATTGCCGAGGAAATTTCAAAATTCATGGCAAAGGGAAACCTGGAGCCGCATATCATCCATCGGGATATTTAG
- the raiA gene encoding ribosome-associated translation inhibitor RaiA, translating to MNIIVNGRHLEVTPALKNYSEEKIRKFEKFLPEGSDATVTLSVEKYRHKAEVLLKTNGVLIQAESVTGEIYSSIDEVSEKLDRQVKKYKEKHSSYRKGASKQSELTEREPAAHEGGKIIKNKRFDLKPMNPDEAAMQMELLDKDFFVFMNDKSNVINVIYRRKDGNFGLIEPQ from the coding sequence ATGAACATCATCGTAAACGGCAGACACCTTGAAGTAACACCAGCCCTCAAAAACTATTCGGAGGAGAAGATCAGGAAATTCGAGAAATTTCTTCCCGAAGGATCGGACGCAACCGTTACCCTCAGCGTCGAGAAATACCGGCACAAGGCGGAGGTCCTGCTGAAAACGAACGGCGTGCTTATTCAGGCGGAAAGCGTGACCGGCGAGATCTATTCTTCCATCGACGAGGTCTCAGAAAAACTCGACCGGCAGGTGAAGAAGTACAAGGAAAAGCACAGTTCTTACCGGAAAGGCGCGTCAAAACAGTCAGAATTGACAGAACGGGAGCCGGCTGCACATGAAGGCGGAAAGATCATAAAAAATAAGCGGTTTGACCTCAAACCCATGAACCCTGACGAAGCAGCAATGCAGATGGAACTCCTTGACAAAGACTTCTTCGTCTTCATGAATGACAAGAGCAATGTAATCAATGTTATTTATCGCAGAAAAGACGGCAATTTCGGACTGATTGAGCCTCAGTAG
- the rpoN gene encoding RNA polymerase factor sigma-54, with the protein MALQNRLEIKLGQKLVLTPQLQMAIKLLQMPQLELSQTLTTELTENPFLEESVENLSLEELSSEEKDSLEPADDDRDDAELPLEGLASFTTDDYFDERRSDGRDLGYFTPGTTTHPSFEYYLSTAPDLYDHLIMQLRHSRDEDDVRRVAEVIIGNIDEKGYLLLHADELQQTSQSTPEIVQEALMLVQSFDPPGIAARDLRECLQLQLRPLNLTGTLVETLILSHLELISRKKYQQVAKTCNVTLEEIMAAVKVIEGLNPKPARSFSTDATNYITPDVYIFKTDEGYQIVLNDEGMPKLRINSYYLRLLQQKNLVPKEERHFLEEKLRAAKDLIKSLDHRNKTIYRVTECILNYQKDFFEAGVSHLRPLNLKDIATELNLHESTVSRVTSTKYLACPRGIYGFKYFFSNAIPSDSGELSSTSVKDMIKTIILEEAATSPLSDMKIVDIFKSKNITIARRTIAKYREELKIPPQSQRRR; encoded by the coding sequence ATGGCTCTGCAGAACCGCCTGGAAATCAAGCTCGGCCAGAAGCTGGTTCTCACCCCCCAGCTCCAGATGGCGATCAAGCTCCTTCAGATGCCGCAGCTTGAGCTTTCCCAGACGCTTACGACCGAGCTGACAGAAAACCCGTTCCTCGAGGAATCAGTCGAAAATCTTTCTCTAGAGGAGCTTTCTTCTGAGGAGAAAGATTCTCTAGAACCTGCAGATGACGACCGGGATGACGCAGAACTTCCCCTTGAAGGCCTTGCCAGTTTTACTACCGATGATTATTTTGACGAGCGCCGTTCTGACGGCAGAGATCTCGGGTATTTCACACCCGGCACGACAACACATCCATCCTTTGAATATTACCTGAGCACCGCACCGGACCTTTATGACCATCTCATCATGCAGCTTCGCCATAGCAGGGATGAAGATGATGTGCGAAGAGTGGCGGAAGTCATTATCGGCAATATTGACGAGAAAGGGTATCTCCTGCTTCACGCGGATGAGCTCCAGCAGACTTCCCAGTCGACTCCCGAGATCGTGCAGGAGGCGCTCATGCTTGTACAGAGCTTTGACCCTCCCGGTATAGCCGCCCGTGACCTCAGGGAATGCCTCCAGCTCCAGCTCCGGCCTCTCAACCTCACCGGCACCCTTGTCGAGACGCTTATACTCAGCCATCTTGAGCTGATCAGCCGGAAGAAATATCAACAGGTGGCAAAGACCTGCAATGTGACGCTTGAGGAGATTATGGCTGCCGTCAAGGTCATTGAAGGGCTGAATCCGAAGCCCGCACGCAGTTTTTCTACGGATGCGACCAACTACATCACTCCTGATGTGTATATCTTCAAAACGGACGAAGGATATCAGATCGTATTGAACGACGAAGGCATGCCGAAGCTCAGAATAAACAGCTACTATCTGCGGCTGCTCCAGCAGAAGAACCTGGTGCCCAAAGAAGAGCGTCACTTTTTGGAGGAAAAGCTCCGCGCTGCAAAAGACCTGATCAAGAGCCTCGATCACCGGAACAAGACGATCTACCGCGTTACGGAATGTATCCTGAACTACCAGAAGGATTTTTTTGAAGCAGGCGTCAGTCATCTGAGACCGCTCAACCTCAAGGATATCGCAACGGAACTGAACCTCCATGAAAGCACGGTCAGCAGGGTAACCTCCACCAAGTATCTAGCCTGTCCCCGCGGCATCTACGGGTTTAAATACTTCTTCAGCAATGCCATTCCAAGCGACTCAGGAGAGCTTTCTTCTACCTCGGTAAAAGATATGATAAAGACGATCATTCTGGAAGAGGCAGCAACCAGCCCGCTCAGTGATATGAAGATCGTCGATATCTTCAAGAGCAAGAATATAACCATCGCAAGAAGGACCATAGCAAAGTACCGGGAGGAACTGAAGATTCCCCCGCAGAGCCAGAGGAGAAGATAG